A DNA window from Helianthus annuus cultivar XRQ/B chromosome 15, HanXRQr2.0-SUNRISE, whole genome shotgun sequence contains the following coding sequences:
- the LOC110912976 gene encoding fatty alcohol:caffeoyl-CoA acyltransferase, producing the protein MINMVNSRSNVQVKEAVFITPSDPTPSHVLKLSAIDSQLFLRFTIEYLLIYRLGRASDKRAIVARVKDALARALVPYYPLAGRVRARADGSCLEVVCRGQGAVFVESSGEYSVADFEKAPRYVSEWRNLLAFEVTDVVKGAPLLVMQLTWLSDGSAALSVGFSHCICDGIGSVEFLKYFSQLAVACQYDATAEIKPKPKPKPKPKPVWDRYLLDPTPCTLQTSHHPEFTRVTDLSNFSTRFNPDQLTPTATTFHEWRVNELKTLVASTSQLSISSLTTFDVVSAHIWRSWARALNFPPQQTLKLLFSINIRNRVKPSLPNGYYGNAIVLGCALTTARQLTENGLSYATELIIEAKNQVDDNFVREVVDSVSLSSTRASQVPDSVGVLILSQWSKLGLENVDFGLGRPVQVCPVCTDKYCILVPVQDHSRSIKSMLAVPTEAVGRYEQQIKALE; encoded by the coding sequence ATGATCAACATGGTAAACTCTAGGTCTAATGTTCAAGTCAAAGAAGCAGTCTTCATCACCCCTTCAGACCCAACTCCTTCTCATGTCCTCAAGCTTTCCGCTATCGATTCACAATTATTTTTACGTTTCACCATTGAATACTTGTTGATCTACCGCCTTGGTAGGGCGTCTGACAAGCGGGCCATTGTGGCCCGTGTTAAGGACGCCCTGGCTCGAGCCCTGGTCCCTTACTATCCTTTGGCAGGGCGAGTCAGGGCTCGAGCAGATGGCTCTTGTCTTGAAGTTGTTTGTCGTGGTCAGGGTGCGGTTTTTGTTGAATCAAGTGGTGAGTATTCGGTTGCCGATTTTGAAAAGGCCCCACGGTATGTGTCGGAGTGGCGGAATCTTTTGGCGTTTGAGGTGACAGATGTCGTCAAAGGGGCCCCACTGTTAGTCATGCAGCTGACGTGGCTCTCCGACGGTTCCGCTGCTCTTAGTGTTGGTTTTAGCCATTGTATATGTGACGGTATAGGAAGCGTCGAATTTTTAAAATATTTCTCCCAATTAGCCGTTGCATGCCAGTATGACGCAACGGCTGAAATAAAACCGAAACCAaagccaaaaccaaaaccaaaacccgtTTGGGACAGATACCTTTTAGATCCCACACCATGCACACTACAAACGAGTCACCACCCCGAGTTCACCCGAGTCACCGACCTTAGTAACTTCTCGACTCGGTTCAACCCCGACCAACTCACTCCCACCGCTACCACATTTCACGAATGGAGAGTAAACGAGTTAAAGACACTCGTTGCCTCAACGAGTCAACTCAGTATATCGTCACTCACGACATTCGACGTCGTGTCAGCCCATATATGGAGAAGTTGGGCCCGAGCTTTAAACTTTCCACCACAACAAACCCTAAAACTATTATTCAGCATTAACATTCGAAACCGAGTCAAACCGAGTCTACCCAATGGGTACTACGGCAACGCAATCGTCCTCGGTTGCGCGCTAACCACCGCCCGACAACTAACCGAGAACGGACTAAGCTACGCAACCGAACTAATAATCGAAGCGAAAAACCAAGTCGACGACAACTTCGTCCGAGAAGTGGTCGACTCAGTGAGTTTGAGTTCAACTCGAGCGAGTCAAGTACCTGACTCAGTTGGTGTACTCATTTTATCCCAGTGGTCAAAACTAGGGTTGGAAAATGTTGACTTTGGGCTTGGGAGACCTGTTCAGGTGTGTCCCGTATGTACAGATAAGTACTGCATACTTGTGCCAGTACAAGATCACAGCCGTTCAATTAAATCTATGTTGGCAGTGCCTACGGAAGCTGTTGGGAGATATGAGCAGCAGATCAAAGCCCTGGAATAA